In one Butyrivibrio proteoclasticus B316 genomic region, the following are encoded:
- the dnaA gene encoding chromosomal replication initiator protein DnaA: MQSSIEITKQLKSNWEEIKKSIRIESGITDISYRTWIDPLTVYGVKDNTVMILIPQDNPVALSYISKNYIDFFKVSISEFLGEMVDINFMLNKDIINNEETHEEKNEVNDQSSYLGNSNAEHSNLNPKYRFDTFVVGSNNKFAHSASLAVAESPGISYNPLFLYGGPGLGKTHLMHSIGHFVMEHNRRAKVLYVTSEQFTNEVIESIRSGKAESMSKLREKYRTVDVLMVDDVQFIIGKESTQEEFFHTFNELHQAGKQIILSSDKPPKEMETLEERFRSRFEMGLIADIQSPDYETRMAILQKNAENYGKHIDAEVINYIATNIKSNIRELEGAYNKIIAYSRLNNVDITLENAMEALKDIIYPDKSKVITPQLIIDTVCEQYGSKKEDIFSKKRNSEIVLPRQVIMYLCREHTDASLEEIGKLLGKKDHTTVMSGINKIKKQIKIDEELNKNLDIIMKKLNPSL, translated from the coding sequence ATGCAATCATCAATAGAAATCACAAAACAACTTAAATCAAATTGGGAAGAAATCAAAAAGAGTATAAGAATTGAGTCTGGAATCACAGATATTTCTTATAGAACCTGGATCGATCCTCTTACTGTATACGGAGTTAAGGACAATACTGTTATGATCCTTATTCCACAGGATAACCCGGTGGCTCTTTCTTATATCAGTAAGAACTACATTGATTTCTTCAAAGTATCTATCTCGGAATTCCTAGGAGAGATGGTCGATATTAATTTCATGTTGAACAAAGACATTATTAATAATGAAGAAACACATGAAGAAAAAAATGAAGTTAACGATCAATCCTCATATTTAGGCAATTCTAATGCAGAGCATTCAAATCTAAATCCTAAATATAGATTCGATACATTTGTAGTAGGTAGTAACAACAAATTTGCTCATTCAGCTTCACTTGCTGTAGCTGAATCACCCGGAATCTCTTATAATCCTCTTTTCCTATATGGAGGACCAGGACTTGGTAAGACTCACCTTATGCATTCAATCGGCCACTTTGTAATGGAACATAATCGAAGAGCCAAGGTATTGTATGTAACATCTGAGCAGTTTACCAATGAAGTTATTGAGTCTATCAGAAGTGGTAAGGCTGAGAGCATGTCCAAGCTGCGTGAGAAGTACAGAACAGTAGATGTACTCATGGTCGATGACGTTCAGTTTATTATAGGTAAAGAGTCAACACAGGAAGAGTTTTTCCACACCTTCAACGAACTCCATCAGGCCGGTAAACAGATCATTCTTTCATCTGATAAACCGCCTAAGGAAATGGAAACACTTGAAGAGAGATTCAGATCAAGATTCGAGATGGGTCTTATTGCAGATATACAGTCTCCTGACTATGAGACCAGAATGGCAATTCTGCAGAAGAATGCAGAGAACTATGGTAAACATATTGATGCAGAAGTAATTAATTATATTGCTACTAATATCAAATCAAACATTCGTGAGCTTGAGGGCGCATATAACAAGATCATCGCTTACTCAAGACTTAATAATGTTGATATTACTCTCGAGAACGCAATGGAAGCTCTTAAGGATATTATTTATCCTGATAAGTCCAAGGTTATTACTCCACAGCTTATTATCGACACAGTATGTGAGCAATATGGATCCAAGAAGGAAGATATTTTCTCCAAAAAGAGAAATTCCGAAATTGTTCTTCCACGACAGGTTATCATGTATCTTTGCAGAGAGCATACAGATGCTTCCTTGGAAGAAATAGGTAAGCTTCTTGGTAAAAAAGATCACACAACAGTTATGAGTGGAATCAACAAGATAAAAAAACAGATCAAGATTGATGAAGAACTCAACAAAAACCTGGATATAATAATGAAGAAACTAAATCCTTCATTATAA
- the dnaN gene encoding DNA polymerase III subunit beta: protein MKFVCSKSNLVSGLQIVSKAVPSKTTMSILECILVDATEGIIKFIANDMELGIQTVVEGNIVERGYIALDAKIFVDIVRKLPDNDVTIESDSTNKVTISCERAKFNLIGRKGDDFTYLPSIEKIDGVTVSQYTLRNVIQQTIFSIAENDANKMMAGELFEVDGENLKLVSLDGHRISIRKVKLNGSYPYKKVIVPGKTLGEISKILGDSIEKMVNIYFTDKHVLFEFDKTTVVSRLIEGEYFSIDQMLSSDYETKISINRKEFLDCIDRATLLVKEGDKKPVIISVTDGKIELKINSAIGSMDEEIEIDKQGKDLMIGFNPKFLIDALRVIDDELVDIYMVNPKAPCFIRDKESTYIYLVLPVNFTTVD, encoded by the coding sequence ATGAAATTTGTGTGCTCTAAATCAAATCTAGTAAGTGGTCTGCAGATTGTTTCAAAAGCAGTTCCTTCCAAAACAACAATGTCTATTCTTGAATGCATACTAGTAGATGCAACAGAGGGCATTATCAAATTTATTGCTAACGATATGGAACTTGGTATACAGACTGTAGTAGAAGGTAACATTGTCGAGAGAGGTTATATAGCTTTAGATGCCAAGATATTTGTAGACATAGTAAGAAAACTCCCAGATAATGATGTAACTATTGAATCAGACAGCACTAATAAAGTTACTATCAGTTGTGAGAGAGCTAAGTTCAATCTTATTGGCAGAAAAGGTGATGATTTTACCTATCTTCCATCAATTGAGAAAATCGATGGCGTAACAGTATCACAGTATACTCTTAGAAATGTTATTCAGCAGACTATCTTTTCTATAGCAGAAAATGATGCTAACAAGATGATGGCAGGTGAACTCTTTGAAGTAGATGGAGAGAATTTAAAGCTTGTATCACTTGATGGTCATAGAATCTCTATTAGAAAAGTTAAGTTAAACGGTAGTTATCCTTACAAGAAAGTAATAGTTCCTGGTAAAACACTTGGTGAGATCAGTAAGATTCTCGGTGACAGTATCGAGAAAATGGTAAATATCTATTTTACAGATAAGCATGTTCTTTTTGAGTTCGATAAGACAACAGTTGTATCAAGACTCATTGAGGGTGAATACTTCAGTATTGATCAGATGCTTTCAAGCGATTATGAAACCAAGATCAGCATTAACAGAAAGGAATTCCTTGACTGTATAGACCGTGCTACTCTTCTGGTTAAAGAAGGCGACAAGAAGCCTGTTATCATCTCAGTTACAGATGGCAAGATAGAGCTTAAGATCAATTCTGCTATCGGTAGTATGGATGAAGAAATTGAAATAGATAAACAGGGTAAAGATCTTATGATTGGCTTCAATCCTAAGTTCCTCATTGATGCTCTTAGAGTTATTGATGATGAGCTGGTTGATATTTATATGGTCAATCCTAAGGCTCCGTGCTTTATCAGAGATAAGGAATCTACATACATTTATCTTGTACTTCCTGTAAACTTCACAACAGTAGACTGA
- a CDS encoding RNA-binding S4 domain-containing protein, producing METIRLREGDDFIKLGQALKKAGLEGSGVDAKNDIQAGLVKVNGEVEERRGRKLYDGDIFEYDGTQVKIEK from the coding sequence ATGGAAACAATCAGATTACGTGAAGGTGATGATTTTATAAAGCTTGGTCAGGCTCTTAAAAAGGCTGGGCTTGAAGGTTCTGGTGTGGATGCCAAGAATGACATCCAGGCCGGACTTGTTAAGGTTAACGGAGAAGTTGAGGAAAGACGTGGCCGTAAACTGTATGATGGTGACATTTTTGAATACGATGGCACACAGGTTAAGATTGAAAAATGA